Below is a genomic region from Phalacrocorax carbo chromosome 10, bPhaCar2.1, whole genome shotgun sequence.
TGGTGGTGACAGTTTCACATTGCCACTCGGGACAGCGGTATGATAATTAGCATCCCCAAAAGCCACCATCGCATTGGCCACATCTCGCAACACCCTGCACAAGCCTGCTGCAACTGTGGCAGAGCACAAGCCAACATTCAGAGATGCCGATGGAAACctttgccagcagctgccaaaaCTTTTTGCCACCACTGCCAGGTCCCCATCTTGAGCAAAGCAGCCTTTTTTGAGTGAAAAATTATGCAGGGCAGTAGATGGAGATGAGGATGACCAGAAATGTGGGCAGCCAGCGGGCACTAGGCAAAGCTATCTCCACCAGGAGGGTCTCCCTGGGAGGGAGCTTGGTCCCTGCAGGTGTCCCCAAGAGTGGCACAAGCTCTGGGATGCCGGTGTCACCTGTCCCGGCTCTCTCAGGCAGCAGCGTTGGGGCTCACACATTTTTGGTTCGGGATAAGGAGCAGCAGTGCCAGTTGCCCTGGCAACACAAGATGCTCTCCTCCAGACAGGGACAATGTTTGGCAAGATTTGCTAAAAATACTTCCTAACTTAGCTGTGACAACACCACCCATGTCACATCTCTGCTCCCCCCAGGGCTCATGCTGGGCCAGTGCTGTCCCTACTGGTACCCAGAGGTGGCCCTGGGCCAGCTGTCCTGGGTGGCCTGGCTTGGGAGGATGAACCAGGGGGCTCCTGGAGTCCCACCAGCCTCCCTGGCTCCGGCAGACCTGGCAGGGCCGCCAGCACCAGTCCCTCCCCGGCTTGGCCAGCCCAAGCGGCTGGGGACAGAACAGGGAACCAGGGACAGCTGGTGGCATTTACCCACACAaagggacagggctgggggggagctccctggggagggaccTGCAGGCATGgagggctgctggggaaggtAATGATTCCTTAGAGTTTAAATAGgtttaaaagctcttttttatgcttctgctgcttttcctaatACCATTACAGCCTTCTCCATGGCAACCAGGTGGGGCAGCTCAGACTTTGGTCCCAGACAGGGAGATTACCTACTGGAGCTGAAACGATATGGGGGATCAGCTGGGGAGGTCCGCGTGGGCCATATCCACGGTGGGAGGAGGACATCTGTGGTAGGGACCCAAAATGAGGTCCCCACGGTACACCAGGCAGGTGTGAGGTCCCAGGACAGGCTCATGGTGATGCTGGAAGGACAAACCATGCCATGGGGTCCGAGCACCCCCTGCCACAGACGGTGGTGGGACATGTCTGGAGAAGATACGGTCATGGAGGTTTAAAGGTGGAGACAGGTCTAGCTCTTCCCTGCACTGCAGCCACATTGGGAAGGGATTTGCTTATTTATcctctttattttccctttgcaaCTCATTTGATACTGACAGAAGGCTGTTGGAGGCAGGGATAAACCCGCTCCCAGCTGCAGGTAGGGCTCATTTAAACTTCCTGAAgaggttttgtgggttttggctGGCCGGCCATGCTGGTTCAGCTCTTTTTAGCTTCCAGATTGATTACGCCTTGTGTCAATATGTGCTTAGCGCCTATTAGTGGGTGCGTGTGTTTCCATCTCTCATTTCTCCCTTCTGATCTATAATTTCCCAGAAGAGAGGATTAAAaatagagggggaggagagCACCACTTGGGGccaaaaagaaagggagaaaacagtGCTTGTGGGAAACTTGGGCTGCAAGGCTGGAGCCTGGCTGTCTCACTCTGATGCCTCTTCCTGTGAGCACGGTCTTGCTTTGGCTCGTGAGAAGGTTGCTTAAAACCACCTGAGTTTAGTGGTGAAGAGCTGAGCTgtgccctggggagctgggggagatGCAGGTTCCCATGGGGATGGGTGAGGTTGGAGCATGAAGGGGATGCCTgtggcgtggggctggtggtggagAGCATCCCTGCTCCATCTCCACCTCATAGACCAGCATGGGGGTAAACAGGGATGGGAAGAGCAGCACTGGTAGGAGACACCTGTTCCCAGAGGCGTGGATGCGAATGGTGTCAGCCCCATCCTGGTGGATCTTCAAGGAGAAACGGGGCTACCAGGAAATCAGGAAGGGTTAGCCATGACTTTTCCATCTGGCAGCCACTGGCCTGCAGGGCTCCTCTCACTGGGGCAGAagtggctttttatttattttttctttcctggaaacTGGTAAAAGGTTCTGCAGAAGCCGTGTTGGACACTGGTGGGGAAATGACCTGGGACACAGAACGAGGTCACCAGCCTTCCCACAGTGGTTTTGATGAACTGCCAGGTTGAGAGTGTGATCTGCCAGCCCCAGAGCATCATCTGCCATCATCCCACTGTATGTGGGGCTGGTGGAGGAGCCGAGAGCCAGGGGACCCTCGCAGTTGTCGCCTCGCCGGTGGGACCTGAGCTTTGCTCTCTGCTTCCCCTGAGGCACAAAAGCACTGAGCCAAGCAGTGCTCCCACCACCATCTCCACCTGCGAGGCAGATATACCCACAGGATAGGTCTGTGGGATCAGCCCCAAGACTTTTACTGCCACATAGAGAAGagcttttcctcattttccaaCTCATTTCCCAACTCATTTCCCACTCGCATCACCATAAAACCTCAGACGTTTCAGCCCATCTCCTGGCAAGGGTAATCCCCACACCTCTAATCCCCTGTGCAATATGGATGCCGCAAGCTCCAGTGTGTGTTTTTTCAGGTGCCAATACAGCATGAGGACCTGCTGCCAGGGCTTACCCCAGGGCatccccagcagagcaggcaccCAGGGAAGGGTCAGTGCCACTGCTCAGAACCCTCCAGCATCCTGTGAAGCTGCTCCATCCATCCCTGCGTACTCACTGCCCGCGTAAaccccatctccagcaggaccaccctccctgcctgtcctcctGGGCATCTCCttccatcccctcctccccgAGCTGCCACCGAGGCAGATACAGACTGGGAGGGAGAAGCAAGGAGGCCACCCTGGGTGATGCTCACCCCAGCCATGCTGTCCCAGGGGCTGAGCCCACGTCCCGTCCCAGCAGTGGTGGGGTTAAGCCTGGCCGGGCGGGCGGCTGGACAGGCGTCAAGGTGGTTGCTCCATCCATCCCTGCGCAGTCGGCAGCGGGGCCGAAGAGAGAGAGCACTGCCCTGCCCGCCACCATGAGCACAGGCAAAGGTAAGGCAGGGGAACCTGCCCGCTTCCCCAGCCcaggagggacaggcagggcaggggcttgGGGAGGAGACACTAAAACTCTGCTGGGGTTTTGCACACAAATCACCCTTAGCTTTTCACCCCCCTCCACTGCTAATAACACATTCTGGGAGCCCCCGTGCTGCCCAGGGTGCTTGCAGGTGCTTGGGCTGAGCCAAAACCTGGACAGGGACTGCAGCACTGAGACCCCCCTGCTCCGAGGATGAGCAAGTTAatggggggcacagctgaggacgaaggaggagaggggaccGGGGACCTTTCCCCAGAAAAGGGATAAGCTGCAGCTGCAATATATAAAGGGATGAATTCTGGGGGTCTGGGCACCCGAGGGGTCCGAGCTGCGGCAGGAGTGGGGGACAGTTCCACACGCTCTCCCAAGGGGAGATCCAACCTCTGAAGTATCCTGCAGCTGCCCAGTGTGTGCAATGAGCTGGGACtgacccctccccagccctctgctGCATCCCCCAGCAGTGCAGGCACCCAGGGGTGTTCCCAGGGGGTCCCCTAGGGCAGCCATCACCCCGTGCTGATGGTGTCCCTTTTCCTCTGTGCCTTGCAGCAGGCAtcaccctcctgctccccctggccctgctgctggccactgCTTCCCAGCCGCCCGGGGGGGTCAGCCCGAAGGACCAGGGGGACACGGACCCACCACGCTGCCCCAGCCATTGTGCCTGCAGCTTGGATGACTACAGTGAGGAGCTCAATGTCTTCTGCAGCGCCCGCAACCTGACACACCTGCCTGAGGATGTCCCCCCCAACGCCAAAGCCCTTTGGCTGGATGGCAATAACTTcaccctgctgccagctgctgccttccgGAACCTCTCAGCCCTGGACTTTCTGgacctgcagagcagccagctgGCTGCCGTGGAGCAGCACGCCTTCCACGGGCTGCGGAGCCTCTACCACCTTCACCTTGAACGCAACCGCCTCAAGCACTTGGCTCCCCACACCTTCCTGCACACCCAGAACCTCATCTCCCTCAGCCTCAACAACAACTACTTCAGTAAGGTGGAGGAAGGGCTGTTTGCCGGGCTTTCCAACCTCTGGTATCTGAACCTGGGCTGGAACTCACTTGTGGTCCTGCCTGACAAGATCTTCCATGACTTGCCCAACTTGAGGGAGCTGATCCTGGCCGGGAACAAGCTCCCCTACCTCCAGCACCAGCTCTTCTGCAGCCTTACtgagctgaaggagctggaCCTGAGTGGCAATGCACTCAAAGGCATCAAGATCAACATCTTCATCAAGCTGCAGAAGCTACAGAAGCTGTACCTGAACCACAACCAGATCAATGCCATTGCACCCCGTGCCTTTATGGGCATGAAGTCCCTCCGGTGGCTGGATCTCTCCCACAACCGGCTTGTCTCGCTGTTTGAGGACACATTTCTGGGCCTCCTGAGCCTGCACGTCCTACGCTTGTCCACCAACTCCATCACCAGCCTGAGGCCCAGGACTTTCAAAGACCTCCAGTtcctggaggagctgcagctggggcacAACAGGATCCGGAGCCTGGTAGAAAGGACCTTCGATGGGCTGGGCCAGCTGGAGGTCCTCAGCCTCAACAACAACCAGCTACAAGACATCAGGGTTGGGGCATTCCTGGGGCTGTACAATGTGGCGGTGATGCACTTATCTGCAAACTGCATCAAGATCCTCCCTGACTATGTCTTCAAGGGGGTCACCAAGTTGCACAGCCTCCACCTGGAGCACAGCTGCCTCAGCAGGATCCAGGCAAACACATTCTCCAGTCTCTCCAGCCTGCGGCGGCTCTTCTTGCAGCATAATGCTATTGCCATCATCGAGGACCAAAGCTTCAGTGAACTGCATGAGCTCCTGGAGCTCGACCTGAAGCACAACAGGCTGAGCCACCTCTCACCCCAGCTCTTTGTGGGTCTGAGCAACCTGGAGtaccttttcctctcctccaaCCAGCTCCTGGAGATTTCCCAGGACACATTCAGCCCACTCCAGAGACTCTTCTGGCTTGACCTCTCCCATAACCAGCTGGAGACGCTAGACAACACCATAATCTCCCCCCTAGCCAACCTGCGGTATCTCAGCCTGAGGAACAACTCACTGGAAACCTTTTCGGTGGGATTTCTATGCACCTCCTCTGCTCTGGAGCAGCTGTGGCTGGGGGGCAACAACTGGCATTGCAACTGCTCCCTGAAAGGCCTGAGGGACttctccctgcagcaccctgtgGTGGTCCCACGCTTTGTGCAGTCCATGGCTGAGGGGGACGATGCCCACGTCCCCATCTACACCTACAACAACCTCACCTGCCTCCACCCCCCAGCCGTGGCAGGCCTGGACCTCCGTGACACCACCGAGGACAGCTTTGCTCACTGCTGATGCGTGCCAGCCCTTCCTGGGGGGACGCACTACAGACCCttgcctgcctcctccccagccccatcctgggctccctggggcagcagcaggagctccaGCTCCAAAGCCACCCCAGTTTAGCCCAGCTTTGCCGCTGCCAgctccctgggcagcagcaaggagctgtgccCACACAGTGCTGGACCATGACCCTGGCCATTGGCAGGGGGAGATGGGCACCAGCTCCCCAGATGGGCTTTGCTGGCttcaaactgaaatatttcagtcctttaatatttaaataacagCCCCTGGGTTAGCGTGGTCACTCCCAGCTCCTCTcaggaacaaaaacatttctgagcCTCTGGGATAGGACGAagctgcacccccagcccagagcCCTCCCCATGGCAAGCACCATCCCTGCCAGGGCCAGGACTCATCAGTGGGACAAAGCAAAGCATCTTCATGCCATGGAGCAGCTGAGAAAGCCTAAaagccctgccctgagctcccCAGCCGGTTTAGGGAAGGGGGCAGACAACTTGCTTTAATCATTCCTTGCACTagcaggtgcaggcagggtgtaGAAAGCCGCACACGTCACCTACCTGATAAATCGTAGCAGACAAATAAACCTTTGGAGCTATCGCAACCCATCTTGTAAGTATGTTTTTCCAAAGCACGTGCCGCACCCAGCTGGGGTTTCTTATCAGAGCCCCTCGGGGCTTGCAGATGCAGAGCGAGGAGCGCAGGCTCCCCAAGGTGCTGGAGGAGTTTGCAGCAAGTTTTCTGCAAGCCCCGGGTGGGTGGCACGTGCCCAGGGAGGGAGTGAGAAGTGGCCGGCCACCCTGCACAAGCCAACAGCCCAGTTAGACTCCAGCGCCACCACCCGGCTCTCCAAACCCCAGATAAGTGACCAAAGGTCAGACAAAATATTCCTGGAAACCTGGTCAGGTGCGAGTCCCTGCTGTGggtgcagcaggagcagggacagatgctcctcctgctctcctccagtCAACCCGGCTATAATCCACTTTTGTTAGTAGAAATCTGAGATTTCCCCCTGCTTCCCAGAAACAGCACTGCAAGGGTGAGTCCGAAGGATGGAGACGGCACCCAGGCAGGAGGGGCTCAGAGtccaggagggagggagataaGATGCAAGGACACGCGCTTCATTTGCTCCCCCACCTTAATTTGAGCCTGCAAGAGGGCAggtccctggggagcagcagctctggggccTTGGAAAGAAATCCAAAGGAAAAGAACGCTTAGAGCAACGAGGCAGGAACCACCCAGGGACACAGAGGAGCCCCACATGTGGCAGGGGCATGGAGAACACCCCTGGCAAAGCATCCCACAAAGGGCTGCCACGGCCAGCTGTCAGcaagataaggaactggcttGATATCAAAGTTGGTATGGAAGGAGGAAAGATTTAGATGaactggggaaagggaaagcaaggaaactggggaagagcaggaaatACCTAGATATATGTGAAGTGCTCATAATACAAAGACTCACAGCTACAATGAGGCCTGAAGCCATGGAAAAAACATAAGTCAGACTTGGATTTTAAAGAAAGTGTTTACTGCCTGGAACCTTTAAAAACATTCCTGAGTCACAATAATCCCCAGCAGACCAAAAAAGCCAGCACAGTGGGATGCAGCCCTCAGATGGCTGGCAGACCCctttaaagacattttctcACGCGAATCACATGCTGTGCCCTCATCAGCCCATCAGGAACCAGTGATCCAAGACTTCAGGGCAAGGTGGCCTTGC
It encodes:
- the IGFALS gene encoding insulin-like growth factor-binding protein complex acid labile subunit — encoded protein: MSTGKAGITLLLPLALLLATASQPPGGVSPKDQGDTDPPRCPSHCACSLDDYSEELNVFCSARNLTHLPEDVPPNAKALWLDGNNFTLLPAAAFRNLSALDFLDLQSSQLAAVEQHAFHGLRSLYHLHLERNRLKHLAPHTFLHTQNLISLSLNNNYFSKVEEGLFAGLSNLWYLNLGWNSLVVLPDKIFHDLPNLRELILAGNKLPYLQHQLFCSLTELKELDLSGNALKGIKINIFIKLQKLQKLYLNHNQINAIAPRAFMGMKSLRWLDLSHNRLVSLFEDTFLGLLSLHVLRLSTNSITSLRPRTFKDLQFLEELQLGHNRIRSLVERTFDGLGQLEVLSLNNNQLQDIRVGAFLGLYNVAVMHLSANCIKILPDYVFKGVTKLHSLHLEHSCLSRIQANTFSSLSSLRRLFLQHNAIAIIEDQSFSELHELLELDLKHNRLSHLSPQLFVGLSNLEYLFLSSNQLLEISQDTFSPLQRLFWLDLSHNQLETLDNTIISPLANLRYLSLRNNSLETFSVGFLCTSSALEQLWLGGNNWHCNCSLKGLRDFSLQHPVVVPRFVQSMAEGDDAHVPIYTYNNLTCLHPPAVAGLDLRDTTEDSFAHC